One Bradysia coprophila strain Holo2 unplaced genomic scaffold, BU_Bcop_v1 contig_145, whole genome shotgun sequence DNA window includes the following coding sequences:
- the LOC119074193 gene encoding probable histone-lysine N-methyltransferase Mes-4, whose product MSNNYNIASNSLLKRQSTETETDFAAKKAKLTESNLNDHSNDSKAELQLDQLNAESAEGRSSQTKHLNSFILRGQNRNVQIFPSQIVWCRHEKSAFWPAMVWPSKLGKITDDRKRKVLVSFFGENSTNIWMKLDNVFPFDGLQSFDKMKDSVNVLLLTRQMKKDYDFAFNVTMNEMWHRAVAEAICCMRKDREGRLSLFLTFSSSYKYRKIRKNSLHRRSIALNTSNRCLVKASRVNDEISRVESFINTVSFSTPETPIDARETPHSEKMFSKFITESIASCRFTDGVNNRCSICITDQTIDQKLIKCGGTCDGYFHQKCVEKGAPQDLSHRDDAGGPNDFICENCTSESKTLCFICKASEDSPGSQMLNCKVSHCLRRYHTTCLLSWPQSHWTGSDEDFTCPSHQCHQCGPDPNESKRKAYLTTCIKCPTAVHNDASCIHAGTVILSDTRHICIRHRQLRKNASNLDYCYICDMAYNLVRCRACPHSYHAQCLPTTSTSNSTCPKCLNGQHPVYGDIVWAKLYTYAWWPAMIVPPHCIPENIRTDEHLPHDICVCFFGDYTFSFIDRQSIYAFEEDNFALFTENGSKFSDAILSARKWALRAKSIKRQQSAPSTSTTVGTVESPTPFESIVKNVFVSPATRIIDSNNEASSCQCRAEEKENDDPCGVSSNCLNRASCTECNDLCPNAEKCKNKCIQQGKYAEVSLKYFGSKGFGLVASDWIPSGTIVQQYTGEVITTPEFEHRVQNRLRSNVYFMKYTKEHYIDGETKGSVARYINHSCNPNCEFRLWSVNGENVVVVIALKNIPKDTEITCKYDWSRQVPCLCNEENCSGIC is encoded by the exons atgtCCAACAATTATAATATCGCATCGAATTCATTACTGAAGCGACAAAGCACCGAAACCGAGACCGATTTTGCTgcaaaaaaagcaaaattaacTGAGTCTAACCTAAATGACCATTCAAACGATTCAAAAGCAGAATTACAGTTAGATCAATTGAACGCTGAAAGCGCTGAAGGACGATCCAGTCAGACAAAACATTTGAACTCGTTTATTTTGAGGGGACAGAATCGAAATGTTCAGATTTTTCCTAGCCAAATCGTATGGTGTCGCCACGAAAAATCGGCATTTTGGCCGGCAATGGTTTGGCCATCGAAATTGGGAAAAATTACCGATGACAGAAAGCGAAAAGTTCTGGTTAGCTTTTTCGGCGAGAACAGTACAAATATTTGGATGAAATTGGACAATGTGTTTCCGTTCGATGGACTTCAATCTTTCGATAAGATGAAAGATTCGGTGAATGTGCTACTCTTGACG CGCCAAATGAAAAAGGACTACGACTTCGCTTTCAACGTAACAATGAATGAAATGTGGCATCGAGCCGTAGCAGAAGCAATCTGCTGTATGCGCAAAGACCGGGAAGGAAGACTGTCGCTGTTTCTTACTTTCTCTTCGTC ATATAAATATCGAAAGATTCGCAAGAATTCATTACACCGCCGATCAATTGCATTAAACACATCGAACCGATGTCTGGTCAAGGCATCCCGCGTAAATGATGAAATAAGTCGAGTGGAATCGTTCATAAACACTGTCAGCTTTTCTACCCCTGAGACACCAATCGATGCAAGAGAAACTCCGCATtctgagaaaatgttttcaaaattcataacGGAGAGCATTGCCAGCTGCAGATTCACAGATGGTGTGAACAACCGATGCAGTATTTGCATTACCGACCAGACGATCGATCAGAAGCTCATCAAATGTGGTGGCACTTGTGATGGTTATTTTCACCAGAAATGTGTTGAGAAAGGAGCTCCACAAGATCTCAGTCACAGAGATGATGCAGGAGGGCCGAACGATttcatttgtgaaaattgtacGAGTGAATCGAAAACGCTTTGTTTCATATGCAAAGCCAGCGAAGATTCACCAGGATCGCAAATGCTAAATTGCAAAGTATCGCATTGTCTGCGACGCTATCATACGACATGCCTGCTAAGTTGGCCACAGTCGCATTGGACTGGCTCCGATGAGGACTTTACTTGTCCATCACACCAGTGTCACCAGTGTGGACCCGATCCGAACGAAAGCAAACGCAAGGCTTATTTGACGACTTGCATCAAATGTCCTACAGCAGTTCACAACGACGCTAGCTGCATCCACGCAGGAACGGTTATTCTATCAGACACTCGGCACATTTGCATAAGACATCGACAACTTCGAAAGAACGCTTCAAATTTGGATTATTGCTACATTTGTGACATGG CTTACAACTTAGTACGCTGTCGAGCTTGTCCACATTCATATCACGCACAGTGTTTGCCTACAACATCCACTTCCAATTCGACTTGTCCCAAATGCTTGAACGGTCAGCATCCAGTGTACGGTGATATTGTTTGGGCAAAACTATATACGTACGCATGGTGGCCGGCTATGATCGTCCCACCTCATTGCATTCCAGAAAATATTCGAACTGATGAACATTTGCCACACGACATATGTGTGTGCTTCTTCGGAGACTACACATTCTCGTTTATCGACAGACAGTCCATCTATGCGTTCGAAGAAGACAACTTTGCATTGTTCACTGAAAATGGGAGCAAATTCAGTGACGCAATACTGTCAGCGAGAAAATGGGCTTTGCGGGCAAAGTCCATAAAAAGACAACAGTCGGCTCCATCGACATCCACAACAGTTGGAACTGTCGAGTCTCCAACACCGTTCGAGAGTATcgtgaaaaacgttttcgttTCACCAGCGACTCGCATCATTGATTCCAACAATGAAGCCTCGTCATGCCAATGCAGAGCAGAAGAGAAGGAAAACGATGATCCATGTGGCGTTTCGTCAAATTGTCTGAACCGGGCGTCGTGCACTGAATGCAATGACCTGTGTCCCAACGCTGAGAAATGCAAGAATAAATGCATTCAACAGGGCAAATACGCCGAAGTcagtttgaaatattttggatCGAAAGGATTCGGACTGGTAGCCTCCGATTGGATTCCAAGTG GTACGATTGTACAACAGTACACAGGTGAAGTCATAACCACACCGGAGTTTGAGCATCGCGTTCAAAACAGACTGAGAAGTAAcgtttattttatgaaatacACGAAAGAGCATTACATTGATGGCGAAACAAAGGGCAGTGTGGCCAGGTATATAAACCACTCCTGCAATCCTAATTGTGAATTTCGCCTTTGGTCAGTTAATGGGGAAAATGTCGTGGTCGTCATTGCTTTGAAGAATATTCCAAAG GACACTGAAATTACATGCAAATACGATTGGTCACGTCAGGTTCCCTGTCTgtgcaatgaagaaaattgctCCGGAATTTgttga